One genomic region from Nostoc sphaeroides encodes:
- the eboE gene encoding metabolite traffic protein EboE, whose protein sequence is MKITKDSNFHLTYCSNIHPGESWLEVFANLEKYVLNLKSRLSPKEAFGIGLRLADAAAKELLQNNNLAQFQAWLTQEDLYVFTLNGFPYGGFHRQVVKDQVYAPDWSTQERVNYTLNLVQILATLLPEGLDGGISTLPLSYKPWWQKDQATFETVLKESCLNIASVVVEMIRICEETGKILHIDLEPEPDGLIENTSELIDFYQNLLLPIGGNYLSEKLNIEQSLAENKLLEHVRICYDTCHFSVEYEEPQSVFGRLHSAGIKIGKIQISAAIKVKIPADVEKRSLIVERLRPFAESTYLHQVIERRSDGTLHHYPDLITALPHLEQSLAQEWRTHFHVPIFIHDYQILQSTQDDIATVLHLLKTNNACSHLEIETYTWDVLPAAMKIDLLTSIQREYEWVLKEFTAN, encoded by the coding sequence ATGAAAATTACAAAAGACAGCAACTTTCACTTAACTTATTGCAGCAATATTCACCCTGGCGAAAGTTGGCTAGAGGTTTTCGCCAATTTGGAAAAATATGTTCTCAATCTCAAATCACGTTTATCGCCAAAAGAAGCTTTTGGTATTGGTTTAAGATTAGCAGATGCAGCTGCTAAAGAACTGTTACAAAATAATAACTTGGCTCAATTCCAAGCGTGGCTTACTCAAGAAGATTTATATGTTTTTACTTTAAATGGATTCCCTTATGGCGGATTCCATCGACAGGTGGTAAAAGATCAAGTTTATGCACCAGATTGGTCTACACAAGAACGGGTAAATTATACATTAAACTTGGTGCAAATTTTAGCTACTTTGTTACCAGAAGGATTGGATGGCGGAATTTCTACGTTGCCATTATCTTATAAACCTTGGTGGCAAAAAGATCAAGCAACTTTCGAGACAGTTTTAAAAGAGAGTTGTTTAAACATAGCGTCAGTAGTTGTAGAAATGATTCGCATCTGCGAAGAAACAGGAAAAATATTACATATTGATTTAGAACCTGAGCCTGATGGTTTAATTGAAAATACCTCAGAATTAATTGATTTTTATCAAAATTTGTTGTTGCCAATTGGCGGTAATTACTTATCAGAAAAGTTAAATATTGAGCAGAGTTTAGCAGAAAACAAATTGCTAGAACACGTTCGGATTTGCTATGATACCTGTCATTTTTCTGTTGAATATGAGGAACCACAATCTGTATTTGGGCGTTTGCACTCAGCAGGGATTAAAATTGGCAAAATTCAAATCAGCGCCGCGATTAAAGTAAAAATCCCTGCTGATGTTGAAAAACGTAGCTTGATAGTTGAACGCTTACGTCCATTTGCTGAATCTACTTATCTTCACCAAGTAATAGAACGTCGCAGTGATGGTACACTCCATCATTATCCTGACTTAATAACTGCATTACCACATTTAGAACAATCTCTAGCCCAAGAGTGGCGTACTCACTTCCATGTCCCAATTTTTATTCATGATTATCAAATTTTGCAGTCTACCCAAGATGACATTGCTACCGTTTTACATTTACTCAAAACAAACAATGCTTGCTCACATTTAGAAATTGAGACTTACACTTGGGATGTATTACCAGCAGCAATGAAGATAGATTTGCTGACTTCTATTCAACGAGAATATGAGTGGGTATTAAAAGAATTTACGGCAAATTAA
- the eboC gene encoding UbiA-like protein EboC (EboC, a homolog the polyprenyltransferase UbiA, belongs to system of proteins involved in the trafficking of precursor metabolites to an extracytoplasmic compartment so that the biosynthesis of certain natural products, such as scytonemin, can be completed.), with protein MNVASLNFQSWRGYLELMRPANIVTAWADILVGFAASGSGIIFAQLINGEASFTILIPLAWLLLATTGLYGGGIVFNDVFDAELDAKERPNRAIPSGRVSRQNATLLGSILFTIGIIAAFQVSLLSGAIAIFITLSCLLYDSLAKHHPFFGPLNMGLCRGSNLLLGVSAVPTIVEERWYLALIPIFYIAAITAISQGEVHGGKKITGVLALLLIAIVLTAVLALGLLGEYKAIAALPFGILLAIRVLPNFIKAAREPIAENIRNAVKIGVLSLIVLDATVASGFAGLYYGLFVLILLPFSMKLAKAFAVT; from the coding sequence GTGAATGTTGCAAGCTTAAATTTTCAAAGCTGGCGGGGTTATCTAGAATTGATGCGTCCGGCTAATATTGTTACTGCTTGGGCGGATATTCTTGTTGGTTTTGCCGCTTCTGGCTCTGGAATTATTTTTGCTCAATTAATCAATGGAGAAGCAAGTTTTACCATACTAATTCCATTAGCTTGGTTGTTATTAGCTACAACTGGTTTATACGGCGGCGGTATAGTTTTTAATGATGTTTTTGATGCTGAATTAGATGCAAAAGAGCGACCAAATAGAGCAATTCCCAGTGGTCGCGTATCTCGTCAAAATGCTACTTTATTGGGGAGTATACTGTTTACGATCGGGATTATCGCTGCTTTTCAAGTATCGTTGTTGAGTGGTGCGATCGCTATTTTTATTACTCTTTCATGCCTTTTATATGACTCACTCGCCAAACATCATCCTTTTTTTGGCCCTTTAAATATGGGTTTATGTCGTGGCAGTAACTTATTATTAGGCGTAAGTGCTGTACCTACAATAGTAGAAGAACGTTGGTATTTAGCCCTGATTCCTATTTTTTACATTGCTGCTATCACCGCAATTAGTCAGGGTGAAGTTCACGGAGGTAAGAAGATTACAGGAGTCCTTGCATTACTGCTGATTGCAATAGTTTTGACGGCAGTTTTAGCTTTAGGATTATTAGGAGAGTATAAAGCGATCGCAGCACTACCATTTGGTATTTTGTTAGCTATCAGAGTCTTGCCTAATTTTATCAAAGCTGCGCGTGAACCAATAGCCGAAAATATCCGAAATGCCGTGAAAATAGGCGTGTTATCTCTAATAGTTTTAGATGCAACAGTTGCATCTGGATTTGCTGGTTTGTATTACGGTTTATTCGTTTTAATTTTGCTACCATTCTCGATGAAGTTAGCAAAAGCATTTGCTGTTACTTAA
- a CDS encoding TatD family hydrolase produces the protein MMFIDPHIHMCSRTTYDYLVMREYGIVAVIEPAFWLGQPRTNAGTFKDYFSSLVGWERFRASQFGIQHYCTIGLNPKEANNEALAEEVIELLPLYACKEGVVAIGEIGYDDMTEAEDKYFCQQLALAKELDMLVLIHTPHRNKKAGASRSMDRCIEYGLDPSQVIIDHNNEETVEEVLARGFWAAFTIYPQTKMGNARMVEVVRKYGRDRIIVDSSADWGISDPLAVPKTAQLMLDRGIPEEHVRAVCYENALAAYSQTGQMQASDWLNPQSVDQRQLFNGNSVLRGQEPGIKSVSDYVLIE, from the coding sequence ATGATGTTTATCGATCCTCACATTCACATGTGTTCGCGCACTACTTACGATTACTTAGTAATGCGGGAATATGGCATTGTTGCCGTTATTGAACCAGCTTTTTGGTTAGGACAACCGCGAACGAACGCTGGCACATTTAAAGACTATTTCAGTAGTCTTGTGGGCTGGGAACGGTTTCGTGCTAGTCAGTTTGGCATCCAACATTACTGCACTATTGGCCTAAATCCGAAAGAAGCTAACAATGAGGCACTAGCAGAAGAAGTTATAGAACTGCTACCACTTTATGCTTGTAAAGAGGGAGTTGTTGCCATTGGTGAAATTGGCTACGACGACATGACAGAAGCAGAAGATAAGTACTTTTGTCAACAGTTAGCATTAGCCAAAGAACTCGATATGTTGGTGCTAATTCATACGCCTCATCGCAATAAAAAGGCGGGTGCTAGTCGGAGTATGGATCGCTGTATTGAATACGGCTTAGATCCTTCACAAGTAATTATTGACCACAACAACGAGGAAACCGTTGAGGAAGTATTAGCACGGGGTTTTTGGGCAGCTTTTACAATTTATCCACAGACGAAGATGGGTAACGCTAGGATGGTTGAAGTTGTCCGTAAGTATGGACGCGATCGCATCATTGTAGATAGCAGCGCTGATTGGGGTATTAGCGATCCTTTGGCAGTCCCAAAAACGGCTCAGTTGATGTTAGACAGGGGTATTCCTGAAGAACATGTGCGAGCAGTTTGTTATGAAAACGCCCTAGCTGCTTACAGTCAAACTGGGCAGATGCAAGCATCAGACTGGCTTAATCCACAATCTGTTGATCAACGTCAGTTGTTCAATGGCAATTCTGTGTTGCGGGGACAAGAACCAGGAATCAAATCAGTTTCAGATTATGTGTTGATTGAGTAG